TCGGCCGGACGGGAGTCGAGGTCGGCGGCGTAGGTGTCGCTGGCGCGGAGCCGGGCCAGGACCGCTTCGAGGCGTTCGCCGGTCTGGGCGTAGTCGGCGACGATCGCCTCGCGGGTGACGCCGGCGACGTCGAGGGCGAGGGCGCACACGACTCCGGTGCGGTCCTTGCCGGCGGCGCAGTGGACCAGCGCGGCCCCGTCGGTGCGGGTCATGACGCGCAGGGCGGCGACGACGGAGTCGCCGCGGTCGGCGAGGTAGCCGAGGTAGTGGCCGGTCGAGCGGTCCTGTTCGGGGCCGTCGGACGGGCGCTCCTGCCAGGGGAGGGCTTTGGAGACGTCGGCGGCGACGTCGGTGTGGCGGCCGCCCTCGGCGAACAGTGAGAGCTGGTGGATGGTCACGGACGGCACGCGGGTGAGCGGGCCGGGCCCTTCGAGGCGCACTTCGGCGTCGCTGCGCAGGTCGATGACGTTCTTGAGGGCGTAGTCGTCGAGGAGGATCCGGAGGTCGGCGACCGAGAGGTCCTGGAGGTTGTCGGAGCGCAGGACGCGCCCGAGCCGGGTGGTGCGGCCGTCGGCCGTGGGGAGGCCGCCGAGGTCGCGGGCGTTGACGGCACCGTCCAGTTCGATCCACCGGGAGTCATCTTCCATGACTTGTGACCCTATATGGAGACCAGGGGCGGGCTCGGGGGCAGGGCCCGACGTCCCGCGGGTGATCAACTTGTCGAATGAGTGCGCCGGGGGGGGTACCGGGACCTGGGAGCCAGACGGTGAATGGCTCCGCAGCGGGGTGACCGGACGACCTCACGCTGCGTAGCTTTCGAGGAGTCTTCTTCCCTGCGTTCCGCGCGATGTTCCGTCCCCTGCTGAATGGAGTCTCCATGCCCGCGACCCTGTCCGCTCCGTCCCGGCCGTCCGAAAGGTCGGCCGGGAGTGATTTCGCGCCGCTGGCACGGCGCGTCCGCGAGAGCGGGCTGCTGGACCGGCGGCGCGGCTACTACGCGCGGGCCATCGGGTTGAACCTGGCGGCGACCGCGGCGGTGTGGGGGGCGGTCGCGTGGGCGGGGGACGCCTGGTGGACGGTCCTGCTGGGGATACCGCTGGCCGTGCTGTCGGCGCGGGCCGCGTTCCTCGGGCATGACGCGGGGCACCGGCAGATCGCGTCGAGCGCTCGGGCGAACCGGTGGCTGGGGCTGCTGCTGGGGAACCTTCTGCTGGGGATGGGGCACGGGTGGTGGAGCGACAAGCACAACCGGCATCACGCCAATCCGAACCATGTCGGCAAGGACCCCGATGTGGGGGAGGGTGTGCTGGCGTGGACCAGTGAGCAGGCAAAAGGCAAGCGGGGCGTTCTGCGGTGGGTGGCGCGGCACCAGGCCGCGTTGTTCTTCCCGCTGCTGACGCTGGAGGGCGTGAACCTGAAGCTGGGGAGCCTGCTGTTCTTGCGTGGGCGTTCGCGGCGGGACCAGGTGCTGGAGGGCGGCCTGCTGGTCGTCCATGCGGTGGCGTTCCTGGGGCTGGCGTTCGCGTTGCTGCCGGTGGGGCAGGCGCTGGCGTTGGTGGCCGTTCAGCACGCGGTGTTCGGGGTGCACTTGGGTGCGGTGTTCGCGCCGAACCACAAGGGGATGGCGATGCCGGAGCCGGGGGAGCGGTGGGGGCATCTGCGGCGGCAGGTTCTGACGTCGCGGAACGTGCGGGGCGGTGTGGTGACGGACTGGCTGATGGGCGGTCTGAACTACCAGATCGAGCATCACCTGTTCCCGGGGGTGCCGCGGTGCAGCCTGCGGCGGCTGCGGCCGCTGGTGCGCGAGCACTGCGCGGCGGTGGGGTTGCCGTACACGGAGACGGGGCTGGTGGAGTCGTACCGGTTGGCGCTGGGGCACATGCGGGAGGTCGGGGAGCCGCTGCGCTAGGGCGGGGCTATGCTCCGGGCCATGCCCGAGGGACACACGATCCACCGTCTGGCCGCCGAACATCAGCGGATGTTCGGCGGCCTCGCCGTTTCCGCCACGAGTCCGCAGGGGCGGTTCGCCGAGGGGGCGCGGTGGCTGGACGGGCGGGTGCTGTCGGTGGCGGACGCGCACGGCAAGCATCTGCTTCTGGGGTTCGACGATGATCGGACGCTGCATGTGCATCTGGGCATCTACGGCCGCTACGCGTTCGGGGAGGGGCCGGCGCCGGCTCCGGTGGGGTTGGTGCGGCTCCGGCTGGAGGGCGGCGGGCGGTACGCGGATCTTCGGGGACCTAATACCTGCGAGCTACTCGCTCCGGGTGAGGTGAAGCTGCTGCGTGATCGGCTGGGGCCGGATCCGTTGCGCGGGGACGCCGATCCGGAGTTGGCGTGGCGGCGGATCGGCCGGGCGCGGGCGCCGATCGCGGTGCTGCTGATGGATCAGTCGGTGGTGGCGGGGCCGGGGAACATCTACCGGGCGGAGGTGCTGTTCCGGCAGGGGATCGATCCGCGGTTGCCGGGGCGGCGGCTGGGTGCGCGGCAGTGGGCGGCGCTGTGGGACGACCTGGTGGGGTTGATGGCGGCGGGGGTGCGTGCGGGGCGGATCGACACGGTGCGGCCGGAGCACATGCCGGAGGCGATGGGTCGTGCGCCGCGGGTGGACGGTCATGGCAGGGAGGTGTACGTGTACCGGCGGGCGGGGCTGCCGTGTCTGGTGTGCGGGACGGCGGTGGCGACGGTGGAGGTGGCGGGGCGGAATCTGTTCTGGTGTCCGGGGTGCCAGCCGTCGGCGGTGTGAGGGGGGACAGCCCCCCTTTGGATCTTGGGGTTCGCCTGATCGTGCGTGGTCGGGTGGCGGTTCTAGCGTTCGGGCATGGTTTCGACTCTGCGAAAGCGCCTCACTGTGGCGATGGGTGTCGCCGCCCTGCTCGCCGCTGATGTGGCTCCGGCCGCGGCGCGTCCTGCCGGTTCTGTGGAGGGTTTGCGCCGGGACGTCGAGGCGGTCCGCGCTCTGGGGGTCAGTGGCGTGCAGGCCCGGGTGGTCGCGGCTGACGGCCGGCGGTCGGTCGTGGTCAGTGGGACGGCGGAGCTGGGCACGGGGCGTCCGGTTCCTTCTGAGGGCTTTTTCCGTATGGCGAGCACGTCCAAGACGCTGGTGGCCGTCGTGGTGTTGCAGTTGGTGGCCGAGGGCAGGCTATCTCTGGACGACAGCGTCGAGCGCTGGCTGCCGGGGGTCGTGCGGGGGAACGGCAACGACGGCGGCCGGATCATTCTGCGTCAGCTGCTTCAGCACACCGGCGGAATCCACGATGATCTTCCTGGGTACACCACGCCGGGGGAGTACTACCGGCAGCGCTATGACGTCCACGAGCCTGAGGAACTGGTGGCGCGGGCGATGGCTCATGCGCCGGACTTCCCGCCTGGGGAGGGCTGGGCGTATTCCAACACCGGGTATGTGCTGCTGGGCATGGTCGTGCAGAAGGTGACGGGGCGGGGCGCTCACGAGGAGATCAGGGACCGTGTTGTGCGTCCGGTGGGTCTCGACCGGACGCGGTGGCTCGGCACGTCGCCGACGCTGCCCCGGCCGCATGCCAGGGCTTACCAGTTCTTCGGTCCGGGTTCGCGGGTGGATGTCACCGATCAGGTGACGGTGGACTACGGGAACCTTTCGTGGGTGACGACGACGCGGGATGAGAATCGTCTGTTCCGTGCGCTGCTTTCGGGGCGTCTGCTGCCGGCGCGGCAGTTGGCGGAGATGAAGCGGACCGTTCCGGTGAGTGCTGAGGTTGAGCGGATGTGGCCGGGCGGCCGGTACGGGCTGGGTCTGGTCGAGCGTCCTTTGAGCTGTGGCGGGTCGTACTGGGGGCATGAGGGCGGGGACGGCGGTTACATCACGTTGAACGGTGTGACGGGTGACGGGCGGCGGAGCGCGGTGGTGTCGATGTCGGAGGCGCGGGGTGATTCGCTGGAGCACGTCCTGGAGCAGGAGGACGCGGCCAGTGCCCTGATCGACCATGCGCTGTGCGCCGGGGGTTCCGGCGCTTCGTGAGCGTGGCGCGCGGGTGGTGCGCGGAGACCTTGCGGAGGCGCTCGCGGAGCTTGGTCGGTCGGCCCGGGATGACTCGCACATGCCGGTGATCCGGCCTCGGGTGACGGTGAAGGCGATGACGGAGAGAGGTGTTCCGTCGGGACGCCAGGACATGCGGCTTCGCCCGGCTGTCCGGCGGCCGCCGGATGCGGCCACAGGATGATCTGCACCGGGGTGTCGGGGACGCCGACGGTGAGGAAGCGCCCGTCGGGCCCCGGGAAGTCGATCCGCTTCCGCAGGCCGAGCCCGTCGGCCGAGCCCGTCGGTGGAGAACCTCAGCGCGCGGTCCTGATCGGTGACGTGGACCGTCACGTACATGATGTTGGTCAGCATCCTGTCCTCGATTCACTCGTTGGTGCGGCGACCGTTGGTGTTCGGTCGTCACACCCATGACGAGTGCCGGCGGGAGAAGGTAACAGGAGACGAGGATCGGCTGGCTGGCGGTGGTTCCTGCGCTCAGCCTCCTCGCGGGTCTTCGCGTCCGATGGTGGGGCGGGTGTGGTCGGGGGTGTAGCGGGCGGCGAGGGCGCGGGCGGTGTCGGCGATCATGTCGCGGAGGTGCGGGGGGTCGATGACCTCGACGTCGGCGCCGAGTTTGAGGAATTCGACGTGGGCGTGGCGGACGGATTCGATGGGGAGGGTGGCGTGGATCCAGCCGTCGGGGCCGGGTGGGGTGGCGGTGTCGAGGGCGGCGCGGGCCATGGTGGGCGGGAGGAGGATCTGGGAGCGGGTGAGGCCGTCGGGGGAGAGTTTGACGGTGGCGTGCTCGCGGTAGGCGTCGGCTTCGAAGCGTTCGGCGTAGGCGGCCCAGAAGGCGGCGAGGTCGAATCCGTGGGGGCGGTCGAAGTGGCCGGGGAGGGCGCGCAGGGTCAGGACGCGTGAGACGCGGTAGGTGCGGGGGTCGCGCGCGATGCCGTCGGGTGCGTCGCCGGCGGTGTCGCTGTCGGCGGTGCCGGTGTCGGGCGGGTCGCTGGGGGCGGGGCGGGCGATGAGGTACCAGGAGCCCGCCTTGAGGACGACGCCGAGGGGTTCCAGGTGGCGGGTGACCTGCTGGGGGCGGCGCCAGCGGCGGTAGAGCACCTCGATGCGGTGCTGGTTCCAGACGGCGTCGGCGATGGCGTGCAGGTGGGGGACGTCGTCGGGGGTGCGGAACCAGCCGGGGGCGTCGAGGTGGAAGCGTTCGCGGATGCGGGAGGCGCGGGTGCGCAGGTCGGGTGGCAGGGCGGCCATGAGTTTGAGTTCGGCGGCCAGGACGTCGCCGAGGCCGAGCTGGGAGGCGGGGCCGGGCAGGGCGGACAGGGTGAGGGATTCGGCTTCGGTGGCGGTGAGGCCGGTGAGGCGGGTGCGGTAGCCGTTGAGGAGGCGGTAGCCGCCGTCGGGGCCGCGGTCGGCGTAGACGGGGACGCCGGCGGCGCTGAGGGATTCGACGTCGCGGTAGACGGTGCGGACGGACACTTCCAGTTCGGCGGCGAGTTGGCGGGCGGTCATGCGTTCCCTGGTCTGCAGGAGCAGCAGGAGGGACAGCAGCCGGCTCGCGCGCATGGGTCCAGTGTGCCGGTGGGGGGCGGTCGGTGGTGCTGGGGGGTCAGCCGTGCAGGGCGTACTGCATGGGGCGGAACTTGGCGCGGGCTTCGGCGAGTTCGGCGTCGGGGTCGGAGTCGGCGACGATGCCGCAGCCGGCGAACAGGCGGGCGCGGGTGCCGTCGATCTCGGCGCAGCGTAGGGCGATGCCCCATTCGCCGTCGCCGCGGGCGTCGATCCAGCCGACGGGGCCGGCGTAGCGGCCGCGGTCCATG
The sequence above is a segment of the Actinomadura coerulea genome. Coding sequences within it:
- a CDS encoding Fpg/Nei family DNA glycosylase; translation: MPEGHTIHRLAAEHQRMFGGLAVSATSPQGRFAEGARWLDGRVLSVADAHGKHLLLGFDDDRTLHVHLGIYGRYAFGEGPAPAPVGLVRLRLEGGGRYADLRGPNTCELLAPGEVKLLRDRLGPDPLRGDADPELAWRRIGRARAPIAVLLMDQSVVAGPGNIYRAEVLFRQGIDPRLPGRRLGARQWAALWDDLVGLMAAGVRAGRIDTVRPEHMPEAMGRAPRVDGHGREVYVYRRAGLPCLVCGTAVATVEVAGRNLFWCPGCQPSAV
- a CDS encoding helix-turn-helix transcriptional regulator, which produces MRASRLLSLLLLLQTRERMTARQLAAELEVSVRTVYRDVESLSAAGVPVYADRGPDGGYRLLNGYRTRLTGLTATEAESLTLSALPGPASQLGLGDVLAAELKLMAALPPDLRTRASRIRERFHLDAPGWFRTPDDVPHLHAIADAVWNQHRIEVLYRRWRRPQQVTRHLEPLGVVLKAGSWYLIARPAPSDPPDTGTADSDTAGDAPDGIARDPRTYRVSRVLTLRALPGHFDRPHGFDLAAFWAAYAERFEADAYREHATVKLSPDGLTRSQILLPPTMARAALDTATPPGPDGWIHATLPIESVRHAHVEFLKLGADVEVIDPPHLRDMIADTARALAARYTPDHTRPTIGREDPRGG
- a CDS encoding serine hydrolase domain-containing protein; translation: MVSTLRKRLTVAMGVAALLAADVAPAAARPAGSVEGLRRDVEAVRALGVSGVQARVVAADGRRSVVVSGTAELGTGRPVPSEGFFRMASTSKTLVAVVVLQLVAEGRLSLDDSVERWLPGVVRGNGNDGGRIILRQLLQHTGGIHDDLPGYTTPGEYYRQRYDVHEPEELVARAMAHAPDFPPGEGWAYSNTGYVLLGMVVQKVTGRGAHEEIRDRVVRPVGLDRTRWLGTSPTLPRPHARAYQFFGPGSRVDVTDQVTVDYGNLSWVTTTRDENRLFRALLSGRLLPARQLAEMKRTVPVSAEVERMWPGGRYGLGLVERPLSCGGSYWGHEGGDGGYITLNGVTGDGRRSAVVSMSEARGDSLEHVLEQEDAASALIDHALCAGGSGAS
- a CDS encoding fatty acid desaturase family protein, producing the protein MPATLSAPSRPSERSAGSDFAPLARRVRESGLLDRRRGYYARAIGLNLAATAAVWGAVAWAGDAWWTVLLGIPLAVLSARAAFLGHDAGHRQIASSARANRWLGLLLGNLLLGMGHGWWSDKHNRHHANPNHVGKDPDVGEGVLAWTSEQAKGKRGVLRWVARHQAALFFPLLTLEGVNLKLGSLLFLRGRSRRDQVLEGGLLVVHAVAFLGLAFALLPVGQALALVAVQHAVFGVHLGAVFAPNHKGMAMPEPGERWGHLRRQVLTSRNVRGGVVTDWLMGGLNYQIEHHLFPGVPRCSLRRLRPLVREHCAAVGLPYTETGLVESYRLALGHMREVGEPLR
- a CDS encoding tyrosine-protein phosphatase, whose translation is MEDDSRWIELDGAVNARDLGGLPTADGRTTRLGRVLRSDNLQDLSVADLRILLDDYALKNVIDLRSDAEVRLEGPGPLTRVPSVTIHQLSLFAEGGRHTDVAADVSKALPWQERPSDGPEQDRSTGHYLGYLADRGDSVVAALRVMTRTDGAALVHCAAGKDRTGVVCALALDVAGVTREAIVADYAQTGERLEAVLARLRASDTYAADLDSRPADTHQPHAAIMEKFLARVDEEHGGTIGWLAGHGWTTEDTDTLRERLLG